The Camelus bactrianus isolate YW-2024 breed Bactrian camel chromosome 12, ASM4877302v1, whole genome shotgun sequence genome includes a window with the following:
- the BPIFC gene encoding BPI fold-containing family C protein has product MHTKMVQVLWGCLLLCNLYISSTETIYPGIKARATKRALDYGVQAGMEIIEQMVKERNISDLKGSESLEFLKIDYVNYNFTNIKITAFSFPNTSLAFVPGVGIRALTNHGIANISTDWDIKSPLFQDTGGADLFLSEVYFTGILILSRNNFGHPVLKLQDCYAQVSHADVSFSGEFSVLYNSFAEPMEKPILKNLNEMLCPIIIHEVEALNANLSMLQVFTKIDNYTLLDYSLISSPEITENYIELNLKGVFYPQENLADPPFPSVPFVLPEGSDSMLYIGISKYFFKSASYAYFTAGAFGVTLTTKEISNHLIQNSQGLGNVLSRIAELYILSQPFMVQVMATEPPVINLLPGNFTLDIPASIMILTQSKNSTAETIVSMDFVASTSVGLVILGQRLICSLSLNRFRLSLPESNRSNIEVLRFENILSSILHFGVLPLANAKLQQGLPLPNPHKISLVNSDIEVLEDFLLISTDLKYETSLKQQPSFHGWEGLNLMSGRWRGKPAP; this is encoded by the exons ATGCATACAAAGATGGTCCAAGTCCTCTGGGGTTGTCTCCTCCTGTGCAATCTCTACATCTCATCCACAGAGACCATTTACCCTGGAATCAAGGCAAGGGCTACTAAGCGAGCTCTGGACTATG GTGTTCAAGCTGGTATGGAAATAATTGAGCAAATGGTCAAGGAAAGAAATATCTCAGATTTAAAAGGTTCTGAATCTCTTGAATTTCTGAAGATTGATTATGTGAACTACAATTTTACAAA tataaaaatcactgccttttcatttccaaatactTCACTAGCCTTTGTGCCTGGGGTGGGAATCAGGGCACTGACCAACCACGGCATTGCCAACATCAGCACAGACTGGGATATCAAGTCTCCACTTTT ccaagacacaggaGGAGCTGACCTGTTTCTCTCTGAGGTCTACTTCACCGGTATCCTTATCCTGTCCCGGAATAACTTTGGTCACCCAGTCCTGAAGCTCCAAGACTGCTATGCCCAAGTGAGCCACGCCGACGTCTCATTTTCCGGAGAGTTCAG TGTCCTATATAACTCCTTTGCTGAGCCCATGGAGAAACCCATTTTAAAGAACTTAAATGAAATG CTCTGTCCCATCATCATACATGAGGTGGAGGCACTGAATGCCAACCTCAGCATGCTGCAGG TTTTTACCAAGATTGACAACTATACTCTGCTGGATTATTCCCTAATCAGTTCTCCAGAAATTACTGAGAATTACATTGAACTGAACTTGAAG GGCGTATTCTACCCACAGGAAAACCTCGCAGATCCCCCCTTCCCAtcagttccttttgtgctccCAGAGGGCAGTGACTCTATGCTCTACATTGGAATCTCCAAGTATTTCTTTAAATCTGCATCCTATGCTTATTTTACAGCGGGGGCTTTCGGTGTCACTCTCACCACGAAAGAG ATTTCCAACCATTTGATTCAAAACTCTCAAGGTCTTGGCAACGTGCTTTCCCGG ATTGCAGAGCTCTACATCTTGTCCCAGCCCTTCATGGTACAGGTCATGGCAACAGAGCCTCCTGTGATCAATTTACTACCAGGTAACTTCACCCTAGACATCCCTGCCTCCATCATGATACTCACCCAGTCCAAGAACTCGACTGCTGAAACCATCGTTTCCATGGACTTT GTTGCTAGTACCAGTGTTGGCCTGGTTATTTTGGGACAAAGACTGATCTGCTCTTTATCTCTGAACAG attccgcCTCTCTTTGCCAGAGTCCAATCGCAGCAATATTGAG GTCTTGAGGTTTGAGAATATTCTGTcctccattctccactttggTGTCCTCCCACTGGCCAACG CAAAATTGCAGCAAGGACTTCCTCTACCCAACCCACACAAAATCTCACTCGTCAATTCAGATATTGAAGTTCTTGAG gatttccttttgatttctacCGACCTGAAGTATGAAACGTCCTTAAAGCAGCAGCCAAGTTTCCATGGTTGGGAAGGTCTGAACCTGATGAGTGGACGGTGGAGGGGGAAGCCAGCCCCTTGA